Proteins from a genomic interval of Streptomyces fodineus:
- a CDS encoding TetR/AcrR family transcriptional regulator: MGHREDLLEGAKRCLLEKGFLRTTARDIVKESGTNLASIGYHYGSKAELLVQAYVSLIEGVGERFDPGLGGQVTQPPGSLERFQEVWTSIIRTVPESRAIWMLSFELMFQDDRLVEVRKLLAEAQKEGRSGLVAMFSGVPEAELDQEAVDTEGRLYLTLLNGLMVQWLFDPDSATTAGQLTEGLRRIIASTSAGAR; this comes from the coding sequence ATGGGACACCGTGAGGATCTGCTCGAAGGCGCCAAGCGCTGCCTGCTGGAGAAGGGGTTCCTGCGTACGACCGCGCGGGACATCGTCAAGGAGTCGGGGACCAACCTGGCGTCGATCGGCTACCACTACGGTTCGAAGGCCGAGTTGCTGGTGCAGGCCTACGTCTCGCTGATCGAGGGCGTGGGGGAGAGGTTCGACCCGGGGCTCGGCGGGCAGGTGACGCAGCCCCCGGGGTCGCTGGAGCGCTTCCAGGAGGTGTGGACGAGCATCATCCGGACCGTCCCCGAGTCACGGGCGATCTGGATGCTGAGCTTCGAGCTGATGTTCCAGGACGACCGGCTCGTGGAGGTGCGCAAGCTCCTGGCCGAGGCGCAGAAGGAGGGCCGCTCCGGGCTCGTGGCCATGTTCAGCGGTGTTCCGGAGGCCGAGCTCGACCAGGAGGCCGTGGACACCGAGGGCCGCCTCTATCTGACCCTCCTCAACGGCCTCATGGTCCAGTGGCTCTTCGACCCCGACTCGGCCACCACCGCCGGGCAGTTGACGGAGGGACTGCGGCGGATCATCGCATCGACGAGCGCGGGCGCCCGGTGA